The following proteins are encoded in a genomic region of Rubrobacter xylanophilus DSM 9941:
- a CDS encoding NAD(P)/FAD-dependent oxidoreductase: protein MSRVVVVGAGVVGASAAYHLARAGAEAVLVDGDLPGQATAAGAGIVCPALRFGAPEAWRALAFPAVGRYPALVEALASDGEEDVGYAAVGALLVAADGREEAALGEALRSLEELRRAGVAGVGEVRSLSFGEPRELFPFLRDDVPGIYLSGAARVDGRRLRDALERAARRRGARSVRGAASLLLRGGRVRGVRVGGEEIPADAVVAAAGAWTGELCRPAGLRVPVYPQRGQIAHLRVPGAQTSRLPIVEGFRTHYMLAFPGGRVVAGATREDGAGFDRRVTAGGVHEVLSEALRLAPGLADATLAEVRVGFRPASPDGLPSLGEAVPGLVVATGLGPSGLTIGPYAGGLAAELALGGRPALDLEPYAPDRRTTPVPGGGW from the coding sequence GTGAGCCGCGTCGTGGTGGTGGGTGCCGGGGTGGTGGGGGCGAGCGCCGCCTACCACCTCGCCCGCGCCGGGGCCGAGGCGGTGCTGGTGGACGGGGACCTGCCCGGCCAGGCCACGGCCGCCGGGGCCGGGATCGTGTGCCCGGCGCTGAGGTTCGGCGCCCCCGAGGCCTGGCGTGCGCTGGCCTTCCCGGCGGTCGGCCGCTACCCGGCGCTGGTGGAGGCCCTGGCCTCCGACGGCGAGGAGGACGTGGGATACGCGGCGGTCGGCGCCCTGCTGGTCGCGGCGGACGGGCGGGAGGAGGCCGCGCTGGGGGAGGCCCTGCGGAGTCTGGAGGAGCTGCGGCGGGCCGGGGTGGCGGGCGTGGGGGAGGTGCGCTCCCTGTCTTTTGGGGAGCCCCGCGAGCTCTTCCCCTTTCTGCGGGACGACGTGCCCGGGATATACCTCTCCGGGGCCGCCCGGGTGGACGGCCGGCGGCTGCGGGACGCGCTGGAGCGGGCCGCCCGCCGACGCGGCGCGCGGAGCGTGCGGGGCGCGGCCTCCCTGCTGCTGCGCGGGGGGAGGGTCCGCGGGGTGCGGGTGGGGGGCGAGGAGATCCCGGCCGACGCCGTGGTGGCGGCGGCCGGGGCGTGGACCGGGGAGCTTTGCCGCCCGGCCGGGCTGCGCGTCCCGGTCTACCCGCAGCGCGGCCAGATCGCGCACCTGCGCGTGCCGGGCGCGCAGACCTCCCGCCTGCCCATAGTCGAGGGCTTCCGCACCCACTACATGCTCGCCTTCCCGGGGGGGCGCGTGGTGGCCGGGGCCACGCGGGAGGACGGGGCGGGCTTTGACCGGCGGGTGACGGCCGGGGGCGTCCACGAGGTGCTCTCGGAGGCGCTGCGGCTGGCCCCCGGCCTCGCGGACGCCACGCTGGCCGAGGTGCGCGTCGGCTTCCGCCCGGCGAGCCCCGACGGCCTGCCCTCCCTGGGGGAGGCCGTCCCGGGGCTCGTGGTCGCCACCGGCCTCGGCCCCTCGGGCCTGACCATCGGCCCGTACGCCGGCGGGCTCGCCGCGGAGCTCGCGCTGGGGGGGCGGCCCGCCCTGGATCTGGAGCCCTACGCCCCGGACCGCAGGACCACCCCCGTCCCCGGCGGGGGCTGGTAG
- a CDS encoding 2Fe-2S iron-sulfur cluster-binding protein, with translation MPRLEVEGAGVFEVEEGKRLVLAIEEDAGVDILHRCGSYAKCTTCRVEFLEGEPEKMTKAELEVLKKRNLLGQVRLSCQALCDHDMKVRVLMTVSSTGLDGPGPKPKPEITPEPEWVEKPGS, from the coding sequence ATGCCCAGGCTGGAGGTCGAGGGAGCGGGGGTCTTCGAGGTAGAGGAGGGCAAGCGGCTCGTGCTCGCCATAGAGGAGGACGCCGGTGTGGATATCCTGCACCGCTGCGGGTCCTACGCGAAGTGCACCACCTGCCGGGTGGAGTTTCTGGAGGGCGAGCCGGAGAAGATGACGAAGGCCGAGCTCGAGGTGCTGAAGAAGCGGAACCTCCTCGGCCAGGTGAGGCTCTCCTGCCAGGCGCTCTGCGACCACGACATGAAGGTCCGGGTGCTCATGACCGTCTCCTCCACCGGCCTCGACGGCCCCGGCCCCAAGCCGAAGCCAGAGATCACACCCGAACCCGAGTGGGTCGAGAAGCCAGGCTCCTGA
- a CDS encoding EamA family transporter: MPGARAVKRGGRPSARAGRLLILAGAVLWGTTGTAQAFAPPGADPLSVGAVRIIVGGLALLAVAALRGELAGQRWPPLPVAVAACGIACYQPLFFAGVLETGVALGTIVAIGSAPVAAGAIGFVFRGERPGRRWAAATALAVLGCALLVGGGGGVSVEAGGILLALGAGFSYGVYATATKELLERLPYTAVMGVAFGLGALLLSPVLLFAAPGWLADPRGAAVALELGLVATAAAYLLFARGLSAVPVSTAATLSLAEPLTAGLLGIAVLGERPGAASLAGAALLLGGLALAAKGEEEG; encoded by the coding sequence TTGCCCGGGGCGCGGGCCGTCAAGCGGGGCGGGAGGCCCTCCGCGAGGGCCGGGAGGCTCCTGATCCTCGCCGGGGCGGTGCTCTGGGGCACCACCGGGACGGCCCAGGCCTTCGCCCCGCCCGGCGCCGACCCGCTCTCCGTGGGGGCCGTCAGGATCATCGTCGGGGGCCTCGCCCTGCTGGCGGTGGCGGCGCTGCGGGGGGAGCTCGCCGGGCAACGCTGGCCCCCCCTCCCGGTCGCGGTGGCGGCCTGCGGGATAGCCTGCTACCAGCCGCTGTTCTTCGCCGGGGTGCTCGAGACCGGGGTGGCGCTGGGGACCATAGTCGCCATAGGCAGCGCGCCGGTGGCCGCCGGGGCCATCGGGTTCGTCTTCAGGGGCGAGCGCCCGGGGCGCCGGTGGGCCGCGGCCACCGCGCTTGCGGTGCTGGGCTGCGCCCTGCTGGTCGGCGGCGGCGGGGGGGTGAGCGTGGAGGCGGGCGGCATCCTGCTGGCGCTCGGCGCGGGGTTCTCCTACGGGGTGTACGCCACCGCGACGAAGGAGCTGCTGGAGCGGCTGCCCTACACGGCGGTGATGGGCGTGGCCTTCGGGCTGGGGGCGCTGCTGCTCTCCCCGGTGCTGCTCTTCGCCGCGCCGGGCTGGCTCGCCGACCCCCGCGGGGCGGCGGTGGCCCTGGAGCTCGGGCTCGTGGCCACCGCCGCCGCGTACCTGCTCTTCGCCCGCGGCCTCTCTGCGGTGCCCGTCTCCACCGCGGCGACCCTCTCCCTGGCCGAACCGCTGACCGCCGGGCTGCTCGGCATCGCGGTGCTCGGCGAGCGGCCCGGCGCGGCCTCGCTCGCCGGGGCCGCGCTCCTGCTGGGGGGGCTGGCCCTCGCGGCGAAGGGGGAAGAGGAGGGCTAG